A window of Hemibagrus wyckioides isolate EC202008001 linkage group LG03, SWU_Hwy_1.0, whole genome shotgun sequence contains these coding sequences:
- the commd8 gene encoding COMM domain-containing protein 8, whose protein sequence is MLKLLEKLSPAECPKLLHRVVDGLCGRSLPKRMEYGETWSLLEWGELISSLTNIFRVAVGKKCSDQEVQEMLGDLESVHAEAILQCVHARQEEIKQALVDRTNRICSSQLDDFNWQLKLALSSDKLSSLNTPLLNLCLDLTENGIQRAVTIEMNKEELNTLITTLEAANKVMLQMK, encoded by the exons ATGCTAAAACTGCTCGAAAAATTATCTCCAGCAGAGTGTCCTAAA CTCCTGCACAGGGTGGTGGATGGGCTCTGTGGTCGAAGTCTCCCAAAGCGCATGGAGTATGGGGAAACATGGAGTCTACTGGAGTGGGGAGAACTGATCAGCTCACTAACCAACATCTTCCGAGTCGCAGTTGGGAAGAAATGCTCAGACCAGGAG GTACAGGAAATGCTGGGAGATTTGGAATCTGTACATGCAGAGGCTATTTTGCAGTGTGTGCATGCCAGGCAAGAGGAGATCAAGCAAGCACTTGTGGACAGAACCAACAGAATCTGCAGTTCACAACTAGATGACTTCAACTGGCAGCTAAAA cTTGCATTATCCAGCGATAAACTGTCATCCTTAAACACTCCTTTACTGAACCTCTGTCTTGACCTGACGGAGAATGGAATCCAGAGAGCTGTAACCATAGAAATGAACAAAGAAGAGctaaacacactcatcaccacATTAGAGGCAGCTAACAAG GTGATGCTGCAGATGAAATAA